A region of the Candidatus Giovannonibacteria bacterium genome:
CTGTCCTTGTTTTAATATCGTAAAATTCCGGCGGATCGCACCCATTACACATATACATATAAAGGTTCCTCCTATACAAAGTATACAATTCCCATATTTGCAAGTAAACATCAATGGCAAAAAAGGAGTATTATAAGTATAAGCGCTATGGAGAAAATAAGGGAAAATGAGGACGAAATTTTGGTAAAAAAGGCCCAGGAGAGCCCCGAGGCCTATGAAGCGCTTTACAAAAAATACGGCAAGCGCGTTTACGATTATTTCTGGTACCGCGCGGGACGGATAAAAGAAGTAGCCGAGGACTTGGCGCAGGAAACTTTTATAAAAGCGTTCCAAAAACTCCCAAAATTCCGCCTGCGCGCCTATTCCTATTTTTCCTATCTTAAAACCGTCGCCCACAATACGCTCGTAAAATATTATAAAAAACCGAAAGACGTATCGCTTGAGAGTCTGGACGGGGAAATTGCGGGCGAGTCGCCAATTACCAAGCTTGAGGAAGCCGGGGAAGCGAGGATTCTTTTGGAAAACATGGCCCGCCTCCCCAAATCGGAGAAAAAGATAATGCTTTTAAGATACGGGTGGGAGCTTTCAATAAAAGAAATAGCCCAAAAGACCGGCAAGAGCGAAAACGCGGTAAAGCTGGTCATTTCGCGGGCTAGGAAGAAAATTGCCGGAAAAATCGGGAATAAATGACACCTTTTCGCCCCCCGGGGGTTATATATAGTGAAGACCTGCAAATTAACAATTTAATACGAACCGTAAATAAAAAGCGCCCAACCGGACACTTTATCATGTGAGATTCGCATCCCGCTCGCCTAAGGGGAAAACTGGCCTGTCGGCTTAAGCATCCTTCAAGGCAAAAAACAAACGCACAAACCCTCCAATTTTCATACACCCATCGGAGGGTTTTTGAGTTTTAGAGAATTACTCTATGCGAGCGGTGTTTTAATCATTGATATTATTGAATCAATTTGCTCTCTCAATGTTTTATCTCTAGTTATTCCATCACTGATTTTCTCAAAAGCATAAAGCACAGTCGTATGATCCAGCCCAAATATCCTTCCAATGGAAGGGAAAGATAAACCTATCATCGTTCGAATAAGATACATGGCGATTTGTCTTGCATGGGCAATTGTGCCTTTTCGTGTCCTTTTCTTTATTTCTACCAAGCTAAGATTGTAGAATTGAGCAACCGACGCAACAATTTTTTTAGCAGTGAAATTTATTTCTTTCTCTCTTTCTTTAATATAATCTCTTGGATCTTCATCAGAGTAATAGTACTCACCATATTTTTTAGCAAGAGCTTTGTTAACTATTTGGCGAACGCGCTCCCGAGTAATCTCAAATCTTTGCGCAATCTCTTCCAAAGTGTGCGGTCTTTGATCATTAAGACCAAATCGCATTTCAACCATTTGTTTTTCTCGGTCCTCCATTCCCTCAACAAGGTCTTTATCGCCAAGAGTTTGTCCCTGTTTTGCTTCTTCAAGTTGTTTTTCTCGTCTTGTTTCCCATGCCAACGGCTCTTCCACAAAATGGTCATAAATTCCTGGCCCAACCTCAAACTTCTTTTGAGCAATGTATACAGGGATATCGATAGCAGGTCCGTAATTTTGTGGAATAGCACCTTTTTGATAAGCTTCCGGGATCATTGCTCCTAGCGATTCGCTTAAAATAAGCTCCGCCAAATATAGTTGCGCTTCACGAGATTTCTCTACATCGCGCTTTTGTGGATTATCCCCAAAATAATATCTGTTGATGGGGTGATTCGAGTTGATAAGTATAAAGCCCTGAGTGGGACTTCCTAGCATTGGGTCGTAAGTGGTCTGTAGATGTTTTGGCACCCCATCATCAAAGTCCCAATCCTTAAATTTACCAGTCGGGCCGGTTGGCGAAGGTTTGATGCGATCCTTAATATCTATCCGGCATTGCGCCGAATAATCCTCAAAATTTGCCTTAACAATACCAGATTCATCATTCTTTTTGCCCACAAAAGGCACTTCAATTTTTGCCACTTGACTTGTGCTACGCATTCGGCGCGGCACCACGACCCATCTGTATTTTAGGGCTATTGAGTTGTTGGAACTTGAAAGAGAGATTTTTTTGCCGATCTTTATAACATTCAAATCAACATAAAGATTCAATGTGCTTTCTCTATTCGCTGTAGTTCTTATGTAATCTGGACTAAAAACAATACCGTTTTCTGGATACACTATCTCCTCGGACACAATAGAAACCACCACCGAAGCGCTACGTTTTCCACTTTTTGCTTCTAATGTATCGGCAGTCCTCGCATTCGCACCAGTAACAATGATGGTCTTCACGAGGATGTCATTGCTATCCTCCGGTGCGTCGTGGACCTCAATTGTAGTCGGCGAAAAACCTATTTTACCTCTTGAAGATTTAAGAGATATTTTAGAACTGGGCTTGATAATTCGGGTATCAATGAATAGTTGTAGGCCATAGCGCCTTCCTGCAGTGATAGTTATGTTACTCCTAGCAAACTCAATACCTCCAACAGGGCGCGCCTTTTTCTTTATACGGATAACGCCGTTTGTATCTTCCCCAGTAAGTTGAGCATACAACTTGTTAAGTTCTTCAAGGGCCTTACGGTGATTCTCTTTTGTTATTTCGGAAACACCCTCGTCGGACCTTCTACGTCTTTCTTCATTGAGAATTGGGTATAACCAATCTTTCACTTCTAAGGCAAGTTTTTTGTAGAAGTCATGTTGGGTATTAAATCCATCCCGAGAATCGGAAAGTATCGCTTCGGGATGTTTCGGATCATTGATTTTATTGAGAATGATTTCTCTTGCTCCAGTCAGTTTCATGAAGCCGAAAAATTTGTCTGCACCCGGTAAGCTATCCCAACCGAAAAATGTTTGGGCGTATACGGCTTCTTTATTATCATGAACCAACAAGCCGTTTTCTCTTTCGTCTCCGACGATTTGAAGCGGCGTAGAAGATTTGTACAGTTCAACATCAATTTTCACGGGGTTATATTTCTCGAATTGCAAAGTAAATTCCTTATGCTCAACCAAATCACCCTTCGGAAATTGATATCTAATAACACTTTTTTTAGTGCCTTTCTGGTCCTTGTAAATTAACTGGACCGAGCGTCTATCACTTGAGTTGATAAGGCGAAGCATGAAGAAAACACCCACCTTTTTTATTAAGTTGTCATAGTCGTGTATGGTGGTATTATCAAGTACAAATTCGGCAACCGTTCCATGTTTGCTGTTTATACCCCATTCCTTAGCTAGTTTTTCTGCTAGCTCTTTTTGTTTTTCAACACTAATAAATGGTCTTTCTTTTTTCCAGTAGAAGTTGCAAATGGAGGCTTCGCCGTCCTTGACAGATTTTATTTTCCCCTCGCGGTGGTAGAAAAGGACATCCGAAATACCTTGGCCAAAAATTCCTCTCGAACTAAAGCCTTCATAGGCCCCGCTCTTTGCTGCTCCATATTCTTTAAATTTCTCCTCTAGTTCAGCGGTAGTCATTCCTTGGGCATGGTCTGTTATACGGACTAATCTTTTCGTCTTATCAATAAAAATAGTAATCGGGAACACCTCTCCGCCATCGTCTTGGCTCGATTCAATTATTTTCCTGTAGCTATCATCGGAATTGGTAATTGGTTCTGTTAGGGTTTTCAGCAAGCTTTTCCCGACAGCATCCGAAAATTGCCGTTTTATATACCGTGAAGCATATTGTACTGCGATTTCGGTCATATCAGTTTAAAAAAGTAGGTTGCTAAACTTTTTCTCAAGCCAAGACAAAAATTCCAACACCTCTTTATCTTTTGTCGTTGTGGCAGAAACTTTAAGTCGTTTCAAGTGTTCAGCCAAAAGCTGCTTTGGCGTATATGGTGCAGCTTTCAAGAAAGCAAAAAATTCATAATTATTGACTTCCTCATTTGCGAACCACTTCTTAAAAGCTTCTGATACTCGTATTTCTCGTATATCATCACCGGGGGACTTTCCTCTTGATTTGCTAACTATAATGGGCTTGCGGT
Encoded here:
- a CDS encoding RNA polymerase sigma factor codes for the protein MEKIRENEDEILVKKAQESPEAYEALYKKYGKRVYDYFWYRAGRIKEVAEDLAQETFIKAFQKLPKFRLRAYSYFSYLKTVAHNTLVKYYKKPKDVSLESLDGEIAGESPITKLEEAGEARILLENMARLPKSEKKIMLLRYGWELSIKEIAQKTGKSENAVKLVISRARKKIAGKIGNK